A DNA window from Actinomadura coerulea contains the following coding sequences:
- a CDS encoding TetR family transcriptional regulator, protein MSDPRRGGTRGRGPGRRPGPTETREKILTAARDLFAEKGYDGASLRAIARAAEVDPALVHHFFGNKEGVFVEAMRFPVDPSVLLPRIMSFPPDRLGEGLIRTFLHVWEDDERRAPLLAMIRSAMTNERAAALLREFVTSALLGRASQATEASPLGIQAAAGQMIGLMVLRHVLRVEPLASASEDELVELVAPTLQRYLTS, encoded by the coding sequence GTGAGCGACCCCCGACGGGGCGGGACCAGGGGGCGGGGGCCGGGCCGCAGGCCCGGCCCGACCGAGACGCGCGAGAAGATCCTGACCGCGGCGCGGGACCTGTTCGCCGAGAAGGGCTACGACGGCGCGTCGCTGCGCGCCATCGCCCGCGCCGCGGAGGTCGACCCCGCGCTGGTGCACCACTTCTTCGGCAACAAGGAGGGCGTGTTCGTCGAGGCGATGCGCTTCCCGGTGGATCCGTCGGTCCTGCTGCCGCGCATCATGTCGTTCCCTCCCGACCGCCTCGGCGAGGGTCTGATCCGCACCTTCCTGCACGTCTGGGAGGACGACGAGCGCCGCGCCCCGCTGCTCGCGATGATCCGCTCGGCGATGACGAACGAGCGGGCGGCCGCGCTGCTGCGCGAGTTCGTCACGTCCGCGCTGCTCGGGCGGGCCTCGCAGGCCACCGAGGCGTCGCCGCTCGGCATCCAGGCGGCCGCGGGCCAGATGATCGGCCTGATGGTCCTGCGCCACGTGCTGCGCGTCGAGCCGCTGGCCTCCGCCTCCGAGGACGAGCTGGTCGAGCTGGTGGCCCCGACCCTCCAGCGCTACCTCACCTCCTGA
- a CDS encoding ABC transporter ATP-binding protein — protein MMSSSPAGASGPAVEVRDLRVDRGGREVLHGLAFDVPRGSIVGLLGPSGCGKTTLMRALVGVQTVRSGTVTVLGEPAGSPGLRRRVGYATQKPAVYADLTVAENLRYFASVLRAPRSDVARVIDEVGLGRSRDQTAATLSGGQLSRVNLAVALLGAPELLVLDEPTVGLDPVLRQELWELFRELAEQGATLVVSSHVMDEAGRTDRLLLMREGDVLADGTPDGLRSRTGAADLEEAFLHLIHERAGSPS, from the coding sequence ATGATGAGTTCCAGTCCCGCGGGCGCCTCCGGGCCCGCGGTGGAGGTGCGCGACCTGCGGGTCGACCGCGGCGGCCGGGAGGTGCTGCACGGGCTCGCCTTCGACGTCCCGCGCGGCTCGATCGTGGGCCTGCTCGGCCCGAGCGGCTGCGGGAAGACGACCCTGATGCGGGCGCTCGTCGGCGTCCAAACCGTGCGGAGCGGCACCGTGACCGTGCTCGGCGAGCCGGCCGGGTCGCCCGGCCTGCGGCGCCGCGTCGGGTACGCGACGCAGAAGCCGGCCGTCTACGCCGACCTGACCGTCGCCGAGAACCTGCGCTACTTCGCGTCCGTGCTGCGCGCCCCGCGCTCGGACGTCGCCCGCGTCATCGACGAGGTCGGCCTCGGCCGCAGCCGCGACCAGACGGCGGCGACGCTGTCGGGCGGGCAGCTCAGCCGCGTCAACCTCGCCGTGGCGCTGCTCGGCGCCCCCGAGCTGCTCGTCCTGGACGAGCCGACCGTGGGGCTCGACCCGGTGCTGCGGCAGGAGCTGTGGGAGCTGTTCCGCGAGCTGGCCGAACAGGGCGCCACGCTGGTCGTGTCCAGCCACGTCATGGACGAGGCGGGACGCACCGACCGGCTGCTGCTCATGCGCGAGGGCGACGTCCTCGCCGACGGCACGCCGGACGGCCTGCGCTCGCGCACCGGCGCCGCCGACCTGGAAGAGGCGTTCCTCCACCTGATCCACGAGAGGGCCGGGAGCCCGTCATGA
- a CDS encoding ABC transporter permease, with protein MSAATTLATMRRILAQLKHDHRTLALLIGVPTLLMILLRYVFDQPMVFDRIGPMLLGLFPFTVMFVVASVATLRERTGGTLERLMTMPLGKLDLLLGYALAFGLLALVQVAVVLAVSLTWLGLDLSGSLASLVLVSLLDALLGMALGLFASAFARTEFQAVQFMPAFVLPQLLLCGLIVPRGEMASWLRAIADVLPLSYAVEGMQEISASPDFTGTLALDVSVIAAFVVVALLLGAVTLRRRSG; from the coding sequence ATGAGCGCCGCGACCACTCTCGCCACGATGCGGCGCATCCTGGCGCAGCTCAAGCACGACCACCGCACGCTCGCCCTGCTGATCGGCGTGCCGACGCTGCTGATGATCCTGCTGCGGTACGTGTTCGACCAGCCGATGGTGTTCGACCGGATCGGGCCCATGCTGCTCGGCCTGTTCCCCTTCACCGTCATGTTCGTCGTGGCCAGCGTCGCCACCCTCCGCGAACGCACCGGCGGCACCCTCGAACGGCTGATGACCATGCCGCTCGGCAAGCTCGACCTGCTGCTCGGCTACGCGCTGGCCTTCGGCCTGCTCGCGCTCGTCCAGGTCGCGGTCGTGCTGGCCGTCTCGCTGACGTGGCTCGGCCTCGACCTGAGCGGCTCGCTGGCGTCCCTGGTCCTGGTGTCCCTGCTGGACGCGCTGCTCGGCATGGCCCTCGGGCTGTTCGCCAGCGCCTTCGCCCGGACCGAGTTCCAGGCCGTCCAGTTCATGCCCGCGTTCGTCCTGCCGCAGCTGCTGCTCTGCGGCCTGATCGTCCCGCGCGGGGAGATGGCGTCCTGGCTGCGGGCGATCGCGGACGTGCTGCCGCTGTCCTACGCGGTCGAGGGCATGCAGGAGATCAGCGCCAGTCCCGACTTCACCGGCACCCTGGCCCTGGACGTCTCCGTGATCGCCGCCTTCGTGGTGGTCGCGCTGCTG